Proteins from one Desulfonema limicola genomic window:
- a CDS encoding GAF domain-containing sensor histidine kinase, with product MESHNLNKDKYHNNISLEQQKIGHLNAVLNSIREVNRLIVTGKKREPLIKAFCESLVRNRGYHNAWIILIDEYNRVIASAEAGTGRDLNEILKKIETRDFTLCCRNILTHTKEFMVIQNPLEECVNCPVNHMHDGQGSMSARLEHDKKLYGMLTVSVPTVFSRDTEEHELFKDVADDIAFALHSIEVEEKRRQTEAALRETRDKLERRVKERTNELEMLSSKLLNAQEEERKRISGDLHDGIGQCLSAVKFMVETALENMKGKVPDSDLKPLHALVPLLREASEEVRTIVMNLRPSILDDLGILATIGWFCRQFKAVYSYIEVKENIEIEEDIIPDAIKTHIFRILQEAMNNIAKHSKANYVEIFLRKRNNRIELTVKDNGTGFNAQDIMAVKASEKGFGITGMKERTELSGGSFILVSRLNKGTKIRASWAFACMRTIL from the coding sequence ATGGAATCTCATAATTTAAATAAAGATAAATATCATAACAACATAAGCCTGGAGCAGCAAAAGATTGGGCATTTAAATGCTGTACTAAACTCTATTCGAGAAGTAAACAGGCTGATTGTTACTGGAAAAAAGCGTGAACCTTTGATAAAGGCTTTTTGTGAAAGCCTGGTAAGAAACAGGGGGTACCACAATGCCTGGATTATTCTTATTGATGAATACAACAGGGTTATTGCAAGTGCTGAAGCAGGTACAGGACGTGATTTAAATGAAATTCTAAAAAAAATTGAAACCAGAGACTTTACCTTATGCTGCCGCAATATACTTACCCATACAAAGGAATTCATGGTTATACAAAATCCCTTAGAAGAATGTGTCAACTGTCCTGTAAATCACATGCATGACGGCCAGGGTTCCATGTCTGCAAGACTGGAACATGATAAAAAGCTGTATGGAATGCTGACTGTTTCAGTTCCCACTGTTTTTAGCAGGGACACTGAAGAACATGAACTTTTTAAAGATGTGGCTGATGATATTGCCTTTGCCCTTCACAGTATTGAGGTTGAAGAAAAACGAAGGCAGACCGAAGCTGCTTTAAGGGAAACCCGTGATAAACTTGAGCGCAGGGTAAAGGAGCGTACCAATGAACTTGAAATGCTCTCATCAAAACTTTTAAACGCACAGGAAGAAGAGCGCAAACGCATTTCAGGAGATCTTCATGATGGTATAGGCCAATGCCTTTCAGCAGTTAAATTTATGGTAGAAACAGCCCTGGAAAACATGAAGGGCAAGGTACCTGATTCTGATTTAAAACCCCTTCACGCCCTGGTACCCCTGCTGCGTGAAGCATCAGAAGAGGTCAGGACAATTGTAATGAATCTCAGACCCTCAATCCTTGATGACTTGGGAATACTTGCAACCATAGGCTGGTTTTGCAGACAGTTTAAAGCTGTTTATTCCTATATTGAGGTAAAGGAAAACATTGAGATAGAGGAAGATATAATCCCTGATGCCATTAAAACACATATATTCAGGATACTCCAGGAAGCCATGAATAATATTGCAAAACACAGTAAGGCAAATTATGTAGAAATTTTTTTGAGAAAAAGAAACAATAGAATTGAGCTGACTGTTAAAGATAATGGCACAGGGTTTAATGCTCAAGATATTATGGCTGTTAAAGCTTCAGAAAAAGGCTTTGGAATTACAGGCATGAAAGAAAGAACTGAATTGTCAGGGGGGTCTTTTATCCTGGTATCACGTTTAAATAAAGGGACAAAAATAAGAGCTTCATGGGCATTTGCCTGTATGAGGACTATTTTGTAA
- a CDS encoding methyl-accepting chemotaxis protein — MKIIEAVRKKIWVKFMITLFPILILVTGVIAVQNIRSQITLFTEQVKHESESLALTIEGSIFDALAEGNNDMVRKQFQSLKDRVSGIDVYVFDFNKHITFATSLDNLGKSVDSLVSPKKGIEIITQAVEKGIDKTEPFEEKIEGKMCLTTVMPILNEDRCYHCHGSSRKILGGIMIRNSTDRALAAINKSRITSIQTGIAGLIVIIWVVYLLFQSMINKPVIKVLELAKKLGAGDLSYDLKVKGCNEISHMCMGLNKARENLRQMIIEISSAACTISETASSQAASIEQTGASMEEIAAMSSEININIQHTEKVMHKNIMRSGQSLKALTELTQNINKIESQSDQIFVIIKNIDEIAFQTNLLALNAAIESARAGESGKGFGVVAGEVKTLAQRTADAAKSTQELLHHNMQQVSQAARSVKEINESFSVIIETATEIGEKNTAFSGAISQIVKGLEQISTAVHEIDKKTQQNAAISEELASETKSFKV, encoded by the coding sequence ATGAAAATAATTGAAGCAGTTCGTAAAAAGATATGGGTTAAATTTATGATTACCCTTTTTCCAATATTAATTCTTGTAACAGGGGTTATTGCTGTTCAAAATATTCGCAGCCAGATAACCCTTTTTACAGAACAGGTAAAACATGAAAGTGAAAGTCTGGCTTTGACCATTGAAGGCAGTATTTTTGATGCCCTTGCTGAAGGAAACAATGATATGGTCAGAAAACAGTTTCAAAGCTTAAAAGACAGGGTTTCTGGCATTGATGTTTATGTCTTTGATTTTAATAAACATATAACCTTTGCAACCAGCCTTGATAATCTTGGAAAATCTGTGGATTCATTGGTAAGTCCAAAAAAAGGAATTGAAATCATAACACAGGCTGTGGAAAAAGGAATAGATAAAACCGAGCCTTTTGAGGAAAAAATAGAGGGAAAAATGTGCCTGACTACTGTGATGCCCATTTTAAATGAAGATAGATGTTATCATTGTCATGGAAGTTCCAGAAAAATTCTTGGGGGCATAATGATTAGAAATTCAACTGACAGGGCATTGGCAGCTATTAACAAAAGCCGTATCACGAGTATTCAGACAGGCATAGCTGGTCTGATTGTTATTATCTGGGTTGTATATCTTCTTTTTCAGTCTATGATTAACAAGCCTGTTATCAAAGTATTGGAGCTTGCAAAAAAGCTGGGTGCAGGAGATCTTTCTTATGATCTCAAAGTAAAGGGCTGCAATGAGATCAGCCATATGTGCATGGGACTAAATAAAGCCAGGGAAAACCTGCGCCAGATGATTATTGAAATTTCTTCAGCAGCTTGTACTATTTCAGAAACTGCATCAAGCCAGGCTGCCTCTATTGAGCAAACAGGAGCATCAATGGAAGAGATTGCTGCAATGTCCAGTGAGATTAATATTAATATCCAGCACACTGAAAAGGTGATGCATAAAAATATCATGAGATCAGGCCAATCACTTAAAGCACTTACAGAACTTACACAAAATATTAACAAGATTGAGTCTCAAAGCGATCAGATTTTTGTAATTATTAAAAATATAGATGAAATAGCTTTCCAGACCAACCTTCTTGCCCTGAATGCAGCTATTGAATCTGCAAGAGCCGGAGAATCAGGTAAAGGATTCGGAGTGGTTGCAGGAGAGGTTAAAACCCTGGCACAAAGAACTGCTGATGCTGCAAAAAGCACCCAGGAGCTTTTGCACCATAACATGCAGCAAGTCAGCCAGGCAGCACGATCAGTCAAAGAGATTAATGAGAGTTTCAGCGTTATCATCGAAACAGCAACAGAGATCGGTGAAAAAAATACAGCATTTTCAGGTGCCATCAGCCAGATTGTAAAAGGTCTTGAACAAATCAGCACAGCAGTTCATGAGATTGATAAAAAAACCCAGCAAAATGCAGCCATCTCAGAGGAACTTGCATCTGAAACAAAGAGTTTCAAGGTATGA
- a CDS encoding cytochrome c family protein: MKTRKFFTCFIMSIFFFAWIALKVSDSYAEDKPQKTYAGSLACQPCHETEYKNFQQYAKKAGSFSSVMIMKKGLTPSELSGCYECHTTGYGESGGFVSEKETPHLKNAGCEVCHGPGSLHVQTQDPLQIKGSLTIKDCEKCHINEKVKAFNYKPMIHGGAH, translated from the coding sequence TTGAAAACAAGAAAATTTTTTACATGTTTTATCATGAGTATCTTTTTTTTTGCCTGGATTGCATTAAAAGTATCAGACAGCTATGCAGAAGATAAACCCCAGAAAACCTATGCAGGTTCACTTGCATGCCAGCCCTGCCATGAAACAGAATATAAAAATTTTCAGCAGTACGCAAAAAAAGCCGGCTCTTTTTCAAGTGTTATGATTATGAAAAAAGGTTTAACCCCATCTGAGCTTTCAGGATGTTATGAGTGTCATACTACAGGATACGGAGAGTCAGGAGGATTTGTGTCTGAAAAAGAGACACCGCATTTGAAAAATGCAGGATGCGAGGTGTGTCACGGCCCTGGAAGCCTTCATGTACAGACACAAGACCCTTTGCAAATAAAAGGATCCCTTACAATAAAGGATTGCGAAAAATGCCATATTAATGAAAAAGTAAAGGCTTTCAATTACAAACCCATGATTCACGGCGGGGCACATTAA